The uncultured Desulfobulbus sp. genome window below encodes:
- a CDS encoding FAD-dependent oxidoreductase — translation MTRLNNVFQFLDVERKLPPKISVITRKTGFSEIYEKSGQSEIQHQAHRCLACGNPYCEWKCPVHNYIPNWLKLISEGNLIKAVELSHQTNSLPEICGRVCPQDRLCEGACTLNDGFGAVTIGNVEKYITEQALAQGWQPDMSGVVWTDKRVAIIGAGPAGLGCADILARNGVRPVVFDRYPEIGGLLTFGIPEFKLEKSVLKRRREIFTRMGVEFHLGVEIGKDLSFEQLLQDYDAVFLGMGTYGFMKGGFPGEDLDGVYDALPFLIGNTCRYHEFEDIAPFIDAAGKRVVVLGGGDTAMDCCRTAIRQGAASVTCAYRRDEANMPGSKREVANAREEGVQFLFNQQPIGILGEHEVEGVELATTELGEPDASGRRRPVVVNGSQVTVTADIVLIAFGFRPNPPGWLTKAGVEVNDRARIVAKEESPFCLQTSHPKVFAGGDMVRGSDLVVAAIWQGREAAKGILGYLGIH, via the coding sequence ATGACACGATTAAACAATGTCTTCCAGTTCCTCGACGTCGAACGCAAACTGCCGCCCAAGATCAGCGTGATCACCCGCAAGACAGGGTTTAGCGAGATTTACGAAAAATCAGGGCAAAGTGAAATCCAGCATCAGGCCCATCGTTGCCTGGCCTGCGGAAATCCTTACTGCGAGTGGAAGTGTCCGGTTCACAACTATATCCCCAACTGGCTCAAACTCATCAGCGAAGGGAACCTGATCAAAGCAGTGGAGCTCAGTCACCAGACCAACAGCCTGCCCGAAATCTGCGGTCGGGTCTGTCCCCAGGACCGTCTTTGCGAGGGTGCCTGTACCCTCAATGATGGGTTTGGCGCGGTCACCATCGGTAATGTGGAAAAATATATCACTGAGCAGGCCCTTGCCCAAGGCTGGCAGCCCGATATGAGTGGTGTTGTCTGGACCGACAAACGGGTTGCGATTATTGGTGCCGGGCCAGCGGGACTTGGCTGTGCAGACATCTTGGCGCGAAACGGAGTACGGCCAGTGGTCTTTGACCGCTATCCCGAGATTGGAGGTCTGCTCACCTTTGGTATCCCCGAGTTCAAACTGGAAAAATCGGTGCTCAAACGGCGACGGGAGATCTTCACCCGCATGGGGGTTGAATTTCACCTGGGCGTTGAGATCGGCAAGGATCTGAGCTTTGAGCAACTGCTGCAGGATTATGATGCCGTTTTTCTTGGCATGGGGACCTATGGTTTTATGAAGGGTGGTTTCCCCGGGGAAGACCTGGACGGGGTTTATGATGCTCTCCCCTTCTTGATCGGCAACACCTGCCGATATCATGAATTTGAGGATATTGCCCCCTTCATTGATGCAGCGGGTAAACGGGTGGTGGTTCTCGGGGGTGGTGACACCGCCATGGACTGCTGCCGCACGGCCATTCGCCAGGGAGCGGCATCTGTGACCTGCGCCTATCGCCGTGACGAGGCGAATATGCCCGGTTCAAAACGCGAGGTGGCCAATGCCCGTGAAGAGGGTGTCCAGTTTCTCTTTAACCAGCAGCCCATCGGCATTCTCGGTGAGCACGAGGTGGAAGGGGTGGAACTGGCCACCACCGAGCTGGGAGAGCCCGATGCCAGCGGCCGCAGACGACCGGTGGTGGTGAATGGATCCCAGGTAACGGTCACTGCTGATATTGTATTGATAGCCTTTGGGTTTCGGCCCAATCCTCCAGGGTGGCTCACCAAAGCTGGGGTAGAAGTCAATGATCGGGCGCGGATTGTAGCCAAGGAAGAGAGTCCGTTTTGTCTGCAGACCAGTCACCCCAAGGTGTTTGCGGGTGGTGATATGGTGCGGGGATCTGATTTGGTGGTGGCAGCGATCTGGCAGGGCCGGGAAGCGGCTAAGGGGATTTTGGGATATTTGGGTATCCACTAG
- a CDS encoding TonB-dependent receptor codes for MMELGFRQTEIDFTSDTILLFPDRSDQLYSAFVQDEINLIPNKLWLTLGSKYEHNDYTGSEWQPSAKLLWKLQPKHSLWVSVARAVRTPTILEQQGETVVSNMPSPFGVGKVAFVGQRGFDSETLLAYEAGYRWQASPIFSMDLALFLNGYDKLFTFVTTPVASL; via the coding sequence ATGATGGAGCTCGGGTTCAGGCAAACTGAAATCGATTTTACCTCCGATACTATTCTTCTCTTTCCTGATCGCAGTGATCAACTATACAGCGCCTTTGTTCAGGATGAGATCAATCTCATTCCAAATAAGCTGTGGCTGACTCTAGGCAGCAAATACGAACACAACGATTATACTGGCAGTGAATGGCAACCCAGTGCCAAGCTGTTATGGAAGCTGCAGCCCAAACATTCGCTTTGGGTCTCAGTGGCTCGGGCCGTACGTACACCAACGATCCTTGAACAACAGGGCGAGACAGTGGTCAGCAATATGCCATCTCCTTTTGGTGTGGGCAAGGTGGCCTTTGTTGGGCAAAGGGGATTTGATTCCGAGACTCTGCTTGCCTATGAGGCTGGCTACAGATGGCAGGCAAGTCCAATTTTCTCCATGGATCTTGCTCTCTTTCTCAATGGGTATGATAAACTGTTTACATTTGTGACCACGCCCGTGGCATCACTGTGA
- a CDS encoding CBS domain-containing protein: MHIATTHRNTDFDGLASIIAATLLYPGTIAVCPKSVNPNVRRFLSLHKTSIDIILAKEVDLEKVQRLIVVDTNQWRRLERLDKLREREGLEVILWDHHMGIGDINPDMQCVEKIGATITLLVREMRAQQTTLTPLHATLFLIGLYEDTGQLTFSSTTPEDARAAAFLLEQGADLTIVADFLNMAYGEVQKKVLFRLMRDAEQHEIKGKVVGLGVVQMHTHAELAMVVQLYAKIINADAVFVIFINEGGDYFIIGRSATTEINVNSILQRFGGGGHPGAGSATIRDDGVSPGELRQQILTALNEEQRGAALVGDMMSFPVTTVDPATPMHEIQRIMEEEKIRGIVVEENGQIQGIIVLWDMKKLRQQKQWNSPVKAFMSRTVTTIGPESLASEAAELMVQKNIGHLPVVQGEKVIGIVTRTDIINYLYGMLPA; the protein is encoded by the coding sequence ATGCATATTGCCACAACCCATCGGAACACGGATTTTGACGGTCTGGCCTCGATTATAGCAGCGACGCTGCTCTATCCCGGTACGATTGCCGTCTGCCCTAAAAGTGTGAACCCCAATGTGCGTCGTTTTCTTTCCCTGCACAAAACGTCTATTGACATCATTCTTGCCAAAGAGGTCGACCTTGAAAAGGTACAACGGCTGATTGTGGTGGATACCAACCAGTGGCGCCGTCTTGAACGATTGGACAAACTTCGGGAACGTGAGGGCCTGGAGGTCATCCTCTGGGATCATCATATGGGCATTGGCGATATCAACCCTGATATGCAGTGTGTTGAGAAGATCGGTGCCACCATAACTCTCCTGGTGCGGGAGATGCGTGCCCAGCAGACCACGTTGACCCCCTTGCATGCCACCCTCTTTCTCATTGGTCTCTATGAAGACACCGGCCAACTGACCTTCAGCTCCACCACACCTGAGGATGCCCGAGCGGCTGCCTTTCTGCTGGAGCAGGGGGCTGATCTCACCATTGTCGCCGATTTTCTCAACATGGCCTACGGTGAGGTTCAGAAAAAGGTGCTTTTCCGGTTAATGCGCGATGCGGAGCAGCACGAGATCAAGGGCAAGGTCGTGGGGCTGGGTGTGGTGCAGATGCATACCCATGCAGAGCTGGCCATGGTGGTGCAGCTGTATGCAAAGATCATCAACGCGGACGCGGTCTTTGTTATCTTTATCAACGAGGGCGGCGATTATTTCATCATCGGCCGCAGCGCGACCACAGAGATTAATGTCAATTCGATTTTACAGCGTTTTGGTGGGGGCGGTCATCCCGGTGCAGGTTCGGCCACCATTCGTGACGATGGTGTCTCGCCGGGAGAGTTACGCCAGCAGATCCTGACTGCCCTCAATGAGGAACAGCGTGGCGCGGCCCTGGTTGGCGATATGATGTCCTTTCCGGTGACCACGGTCGATCCAGCAACCCCGATGCACGAGATCCAACGGATCATGGAAGAAGAAAAAATTCGTGGCATCGTGGTCGAAGAAAACGGACAGATTCAGGGCATTATTGTCCTCTGGGATATGAAAAAACTCCGCCAGCAAAAACAGTGGAACAGCCCGGTCAAGGCCTTTATGAGCCGAACCGTCACCACCATTGGCCCGGAGTCGCTTGCCAGCGAGGCTGCCGAGTTGATGGTCCAGAAAAATATCGGCCATCTACCCGTGGTCCAGGGCGAAAAGGTGATCGGAATCGTCACCCGCACCGACATCATCAACTACCTCTATGGCATGCTCCCTGCCTGA
- a CDS encoding ISAs1 family transposase, which translates to MKSTKPDIASHFENLKDPRVEGKNRHLLIDIITIAICGVASGASGWEQIEIFGQAKQEWLATFLELPNGIPGHDTFRRVISCLNTKIFQECFLSWVHSVVEVTDGEIIPLDGKTLTLQRNLPKHRLI; encoded by the coding sequence ATGAAATCAACAAAACCAGACATAGCTTCCCATTTCGAAAACTTGAAAGATCCGAGAGTCGAAGGGAAAAACCGACACCTGCTCATCGATATTATTACCATTGCCATCTGCGGGGTGGCATCTGGTGCATCTGGCTGGGAACAAATAGAAATTTTCGGACAAGCCAAACAAGAATGGCTCGCAACGTTTCTTGAACTCCCTAATGGTATCCCTGGACACGATACATTTCGACGAGTCATATCTTGTCTTAATACCAAAATTTTTCAAGAATGCTTTTTGAGTTGGGTGCACTCCGTGGTCGAGGTTACTGATGGCGAAATTATCCCTCTCGACGGTAAGACCTTAACCCTACAACGCAATTTACCAAAACACCGCTTGATTTAA
- a CDS encoding TonB-dependent receptor plug domain-containing protein — MAKREQQLSDAAAAIFVITQEDLRRSGVTTIPAALAMAPGIQVAKISASKWSVSSRGFPGLMSNKLLILIDGRSVYSPLYSGVFWDQNIVMLEDVDRIEIIRGPGGALWGANAVNGVINIITKNAEETQGGLARVSVGDDEPFSTALRYGGKIGETTYARLYALYEDHGSNTLRTGGADADDDWQPLQAGFRMDGSPGAVREWTLQGDAYKNTGDCSRDFEHTL; from the coding sequence GTGGCAAAGCGTGAACAGCAGCTCTCCGATGCGGCTGCGGCCATCTTTGTTATCACCCAGGAAGATCTCCGGCGCTCCGGCGTGACGACCATCCCCGCTGCTCTGGCCATGGCACCGGGAATTCAGGTCGCCAAAATATCTGCTTCCAAGTGGTCGGTGTCCTCCCGTGGTTTTCCCGGGCTCATGTCCAATAAACTTTTGATACTTATTGATGGGCGCTCGGTGTATTCTCCTCTCTATAGCGGCGTATTTTGGGATCAAAATATCGTCATGCTTGAAGATGTCGATCGCATTGAAATTATCCGTGGGCCTGGCGGGGCACTTTGGGGAGCGAACGCAGTCAACGGAGTAATTAACATCATCACAAAAAATGCGGAAGAGACTCAAGGAGGACTTGCTCGGGTAAGTGTTGGCGATGATGAACCGTTCAGCACGGCCCTGCGGTACGGCGGTAAAATCGGCGAAACTACCTATGCGCGTCTTTATGCCCTTTATGAAGATCATGGCAGCAATACCTTGCGGACAGGAGGCGCGGATGCCGACGACGACTGGCAGCCGCTGCAGGCAGGGTTTCGCATGGATGGGAGCCCTGGTGCTGTTAGAGAATGGACCCTGCAGGGGGATGCCTACAAAAACACAGGCGATTGCTCTAGAGATTTTGAGCACACGCTATAA
- the gltB gene encoding glutamate synthase large subunit: MKGLYDLNEFKDNCGFGLIAHTKGEVSHRLVQTAIESLTCMTHRGGIAADGRTGDGCGLLLQKPDAFLRQAARDCGAGELGELYGVGSLMLSTNKEQQQQAQVIFTQTLAAQGLEVAGWRVVPTNPDCLGPIALDSLPHFVQVFIQAEGMDREQLCARLLIARRLVEKQLVDDPEFYVASLSEGVLVYKGLMMPADLPGFFPDLADPELMSAICVFHQRFSTNTMPRWPLAQPFRLLAHNGEINTITGNRNWAEARTSKFQTPLLPDIEAIAPLVNRTGSDSSSLDNMLEVLVAGGMDLHRAVRMVIPPAWQNAEQLDADRRAFYEFNSMHTESWDGPAGLVITDGRYAVCALDRNGLRPSRWVLTRDNLLTVASEVGVYTYDAGEVVSKGRLGPGQILSVDTETGTLRHTDEVDDALKARHPYKQWLKDNTVRLEGTLSQDNAAPELEGDALLMAMKMYQVSFEERDQLLRPLAESGQEAIGSMGDDTPMAVLSRGQRPLYDYFRQQFAQVTNPPIDPLREAVVMSLETTIGPEQQSIFEETEQHANRVILTSPVLSPIKYRNLLHLDRWGYKLCRLSLGYDPKSQSLREAIEQLCHEAAEAVRSGCVLLLLTDQDCQPPQLPIHALLATGAVHRHLCTEGLRCNANLIISTATARDSHQLACLIGFGATAIYPYLSYAVLADLCRSQETEIAADKALKNYRKGLKKGLLKILSKMGISTVASYRGAQLFEIVGLDPEVVDLCFPETTSRIKGAGFEDLEADQKILAAEAMQAQQPIRLGGLLKFVHGQEYHAYNPDVVMGLQAAVNSGDKTKWQKVSKSINTRPPATLRDLLSLKAKEASIPLDQVEPVEAIIRRFDTAAMSLGALSPEAHEALAEAMNTLGGRSNSGEGGEDPARFGTNRVSKIKQIASGRFGVTPHYLVNAEVLQIKIAQGAKPGEGGQLPGTKVNELIARLRYSVPGVTLISPPPHHDIYSIEDLAQLIFDLKQVNPEALVSVKLVSRPGIGTIAAGVAKAYADLITVSGYDGGTAASPISSIRHAGSPWELGLAEVHQTLQANDLRDKIRLQTDGGLKTGLDVVKAAILGAESFGFGTAPMVSLGCKYLRICHLNNCATGVATQRADLRRDHYKGTVDKVINFFKFLAEETRECMAGLGVRSLEELVGRVELLEPVSGITNRQQRLDLSPLLHTDDRLATKPRHCTITRNQPFDKGVLAEQMVSDIKPAIVNKTGGTFTYLVGNCDRSIGARLSGEIAKAWGNQGMADKPIKLKLTGIAGQSFGAWNVGGLEMYLSGDANDYVGKGMAGGKIVIRPPHRSTFASQETSIMGNTCLYGATGGRIYASGRAGERFAVRNSGAYAVVEGVGDHGCEYMTGGLVTVLGPTGTNFGAGMTGGFAYVLDLENAFVDRYNHELVEIQRVHSGYMEEYRNHLNQVIEEFCRETNSDWGWKLLDEFQDFIGKFWLVKPKAADLSSLLERLQERSE, from the coding sequence ATGAAAGGGTTATACGATCTTAACGAATTTAAGGATAACTGCGGCTTTGGCCTGATTGCGCATACCAAGGGTGAAGTCAGTCACCGGCTGGTGCAAACCGCCATTGAATCACTGACCTGCATGACCCACCGGGGTGGCATTGCTGCCGATGGGCGTACCGGCGATGGCTGTGGCCTGCTCCTGCAGAAACCAGACGCTTTTTTGCGTCAGGCGGCGCGAGATTGCGGGGCCGGTGAGTTGGGAGAGTTGTACGGTGTGGGCAGCCTCATGCTCAGTACAAACAAGGAGCAGCAACAACAGGCCCAGGTTATTTTTACTCAAACCTTAGCGGCCCAGGGGCTTGAGGTTGCAGGCTGGCGAGTTGTCCCCACCAATCCCGACTGTCTGGGCCCCATTGCTCTTGATTCCCTCCCCCATTTTGTCCAGGTCTTTATTCAAGCCGAAGGCATGGATCGGGAACAGCTGTGCGCTCGGCTGCTCATTGCCCGACGGCTTGTGGAAAAGCAGCTCGTCGATGATCCTGAATTTTATGTTGCCAGTCTCAGCGAGGGTGTCCTCGTCTACAAGGGCTTGATGATGCCGGCGGATCTTCCCGGCTTTTTCCCTGATCTGGCTGATCCTGAACTGATGAGTGCCATCTGTGTTTTTCATCAACGGTTCTCCACCAACACCATGCCCCGCTGGCCCCTGGCCCAACCTTTTCGTTTGCTGGCGCATAACGGCGAGATCAACACCATCACCGGTAACCGCAACTGGGCCGAGGCCCGGACCTCCAAGTTCCAGACTCCGCTGCTGCCCGATATTGAGGCCATCGCCCCCCTGGTCAACCGGACCGGTTCGGACTCGTCCAGCCTGGATAACATGCTGGAGGTGCTGGTGGCCGGAGGCATGGATCTGCACCGGGCTGTGCGCATGGTTATCCCCCCCGCCTGGCAGAATGCAGAACAGTTGGATGCCGACCGCCGCGCCTTTTATGAGTTCAACTCCATGCACACCGAATCCTGGGACGGTCCGGCTGGCCTGGTGATCACCGATGGTCGCTATGCGGTCTGTGCCCTGGATCGTAATGGTCTCCGCCCCTCGCGCTGGGTGTTGACCCGGGACAACCTCCTCACCGTGGCCTCTGAGGTAGGCGTCTACACCTACGATGCCGGTGAAGTCGTCTCCAAAGGGCGACTGGGACCGGGACAGATCCTCTCCGTGGATACGGAAACCGGGACGCTGCGCCATACCGACGAGGTCGACGATGCCTTAAAAGCGCGCCATCCCTACAAGCAGTGGCTCAAGGACAATACTGTTCGCCTGGAGGGAACGCTCAGTCAGGACAATGCCGCACCGGAGCTCGAAGGTGACGCCCTCTTGATGGCCATGAAAATGTATCAGGTTAGCTTTGAGGAGCGTGATCAGCTGCTCCGCCCCCTTGCAGAAAGCGGGCAGGAGGCCATTGGCTCCATGGGCGACGATACCCCCATGGCGGTACTCTCTCGGGGACAACGGCCACTCTATGACTACTTTCGTCAGCAGTTTGCCCAGGTGACCAATCCACCGATTGATCCGCTGCGTGAGGCGGTGGTCATGTCGCTGGAGACAACCATCGGGCCCGAGCAACAGTCGATTTTCGAAGAAACCGAGCAGCATGCCAACCGGGTTATCCTTACCTCGCCGGTCCTTTCACCAATTAAATACCGCAACCTGCTGCACCTGGATCGCTGGGGCTATAAGCTCTGCCGTCTCTCCCTGGGCTACGATCCCAAGAGCCAAAGCCTACGTGAGGCCATCGAGCAACTCTGCCATGAGGCCGCAGAGGCGGTTCGCTCGGGTTGCGTTCTGCTCCTGCTCACCGACCAGGACTGCCAGCCGCCACAGCTGCCCATCCATGCTCTTCTGGCGACCGGGGCAGTGCACCGCCACCTCTGCACAGAAGGGTTGCGCTGCAATGCCAACCTGATCATTTCCACGGCAACCGCGCGGGATTCACACCAGCTTGCCTGCCTCATTGGTTTTGGTGCCACCGCCATTTATCCGTACCTGAGTTACGCGGTGCTGGCGGATCTTTGCCGCAGTCAGGAAACCGAAATCGCAGCGGACAAGGCCCTGAAAAATTACCGTAAGGGCCTCAAAAAAGGGTTACTCAAAATCCTCTCCAAGATGGGTATATCCACGGTGGCCTCCTACCGGGGTGCCCAGCTCTTTGAAATCGTGGGCCTCGATCCGGAGGTGGTCGATCTCTGCTTTCCTGAAACCACAAGCCGAATCAAGGGTGCAGGCTTTGAAGATCTGGAGGCAGATCAAAAAATCCTCGCGGCTGAGGCGATGCAAGCACAACAGCCTATTCGCCTCGGTGGCCTGCTTAAATTCGTTCACGGTCAGGAATACCATGCCTACAACCCGGACGTGGTTATGGGGTTGCAGGCCGCAGTGAACAGTGGCGACAAGACAAAATGGCAGAAGGTTTCCAAATCCATAAACACTCGACCGCCTGCAACCCTGCGCGATTTACTGAGTCTGAAGGCCAAAGAGGCCTCTATTCCCCTTGATCAGGTGGAACCGGTTGAGGCCATCATCCGCCGGTTTGACACGGCCGCTATGTCACTGGGCGCCCTTTCCCCCGAAGCACACGAGGCCCTGGCCGAGGCGATGAACACGCTGGGCGGCCGCTCCAACAGTGGTGAGGGGGGCGAAGATCCGGCCCGCTTTGGCACCAACCGGGTCTCCAAGATCAAGCAGATTGCCTCGGGCCGGTTTGGTGTCACCCCACATTACCTGGTCAATGCCGAGGTCCTGCAGATCAAAATCGCCCAGGGCGCCAAGCCTGGGGAAGGTGGCCAGTTGCCGGGAACCAAGGTCAATGAGCTGATTGCCCGCCTGCGCTACAGCGTCCCTGGCGTCACCCTGATCTCCCCACCGCCGCATCATGATATTTATTCCATCGAGGATCTGGCCCAGTTGATCTTTGATCTCAAACAGGTCAATCCCGAGGCTCTGGTCTCGGTCAAGCTGGTCTCCCGCCCCGGCATTGGGACTATTGCCGCCGGTGTGGCCAAGGCCTATGCCGATTTGATCACGGTCTCGGGCTATGATGGCGGCACGGCAGCCAGCCCGATCTCTTCGATCCGCCATGCTGGCTCTCCCTGGGAACTGGGACTGGCTGAGGTGCATCAAACCCTGCAGGCCAACGACCTGCGCGATAAGATTCGTTTGCAGACCGATGGAGGGCTCAAGACCGGACTCGATGTGGTCAAGGCCGCCATTCTCGGGGCAGAAAGTTTTGGTTTTGGTACCGCCCCCATGGTCTCCCTGGGCTGCAAGTATCTGCGCATCTGCCACCTCAACAACTGTGCCACCGGTGTGGCCACCCAGCGAGCGGATCTTCGCCGCGACCATTACAAGGGCACAGTGGACAAGGTGATCAACTTCTTCAAATTCCTGGCTGAGGAAACCCGGGAGTGCATGGCCGGGCTCGGCGTCCGTAGCCTGGAGGAGTTGGTGGGACGGGTCGAGCTACTTGAGCCTGTGTCTGGCATCACCAACCGTCAACAGCGGCTTGACTTGAGCCCCTTGCTCCACACCGATGATCGCTTGGCGACAAAACCACGCCACTGTACCATCACCCGCAACCAGCCCTTTGATAAAGGTGTGCTGGCCGAACAGATGGTCAGCGATATCAAACCCGCGATCGTCAACAAAACGGGTGGCACCTTTACCTACCTGGTGGGGAACTGTGATCGCTCAATCGGTGCCCGGCTTAGCGGTGAAATTGCCAAGGCCTGGGGGAACCAGGGCATGGCAGACAAGCCAATCAAGCTCAAACTCACCGGTATTGCCGGTCAGAGTTTTGGAGCCTGGAATGTCGGTGGCCTGGAGATGTATCTCAGCGGCGATGCCAACGACTATGTGGGTAAGGGCATGGCTGGCGGCAAAATTGTGATTCGTCCCCCCCACCGCTCCACCTTTGCCAGTCAAGAAACCAGTATCATGGGCAACACCTGCCTCTATGGTGCCACCGGTGGCCGCATTTATGCCTCCGGTCGCGCGGGCGAGCGCTTTGCGGTGCGCAATTCCGGGGCCTATGCGGTGGTCGAGGGTGTCGGCGATCATGGCTGTGAATACATGACCGGTGGTCTGGTCACCGTACTGGGGCCAACCGGCACCAACTTCGGAGCGGGCATGACCGGTGGCTTTGCCTATGTGCTTGATCTCGAAAACGCGTTTGTTGATCGCTATAACCATGAACTGGTCGAAATTCAGCGGGTCCATTCCGGCTATATGGAAGAGTACCGTAACCACCTCAACCAGGTTATTGAAGAATTTTGCAGGGAGACCAACAGCGACTGGGGCTGGAAGCTTCTTGATGAATTTCAGGATTTCATCGGCAAATTCTGGTTGGTCAAACCCAAGGCGGCGGACCTCTCAAGCTTGCTTGAGCGGCTGCAGGAACGTAGCGAGTAA
- a CDS encoding fibro-slime domain-containing protein, giving the protein MKKALAIGFVFVLFASGVASADTISLTGTIRDFRQSHVDFEAYSGAETGIVKTTLGADGKPVYNDNSPPSKVTNADSFNQWYNDVAGVNQSAYHTITLDDATNSGIYTYANSNFFPIDGQLFDNEGNSHNYHFTYELHTDFSYQQGQTFSFTGDDDLWVFINNELVIDLGGVHGAMSSSVNLDTLSLTEGDTYSLDLFFAERHTSASNFKIETSIVLQNNNPVPEPTTLLLFGTGLIGLAGIARKAKKTL; this is encoded by the coding sequence ATGAAAAAAGCACTCGCAATAGGTTTTGTATTTGTTCTTTTCGCAAGCGGCGTCGCAAGCGCCGATACCATCTCCTTAACCGGCACCATCCGGGATTTCCGACAAAGTCATGTAGATTTTGAAGCGTATTCAGGGGCGGAAACAGGCATCGTAAAAACCACCCTTGGTGCTGATGGTAAGCCTGTATACAATGACAACTCTCCCCCCTCAAAGGTGACAAACGCCGATAGTTTTAATCAATGGTACAATGATGTTGCAGGAGTTAACCAAAGCGCCTACCACACAATCACTCTGGATGATGCCACAAATTCAGGAATTTACACCTACGCGAACTCAAATTTTTTCCCCATCGACGGACAGCTTTTTGACAACGAAGGCAATAGCCATAACTATCACTTCACCTATGAGCTCCATACAGACTTCAGCTATCAACAGGGACAAACATTCTCCTTCACAGGCGATGACGATCTCTGGGTCTTTATTAATAATGAACTCGTGATTGATCTTGGTGGTGTACATGGTGCCATGTCTTCCTCAGTCAATTTGGACACTTTGAGCCTCACAGAGGGGGACACCTATAGCCTAGATCTCTTCTTCGCGGAGCGACATACGAGTGCATCGAATTTTAAAATAGAGACGTCGATCGTTCTCCAAAATAACAATCCAGTCCCCGAACCAACAACACTTTTATTGTTTGGTACCGGTCTAATCGGCCTTGCAGGAATAGCACGCAAGGCGAAAAAAACTCTGTAG
- a CDS encoding IS701 family transposase: protein MLPDIRQNDYLYAIPKFELDRSDVTGLLTELKGFHEHFSDCFLRSELRDNFFRYMAGQFSQLERKSIELIAFAVEGGKVRAMQRFISDARWDDERILDKYRSLINEDMGHPDGAIVFDESGFVKKGNDSIGVARQYCGTIGKVDNCQVGVFAAYTSPYGYALVDKRLYIPEHWFADEHSLKRKKCDLPDEITFKTKPQLAVEMLGEITSNQQLPFRYILADSVYATNPEFIEAAEAITGVTYLGQAPENTLCWPKKPSVIKKEYKYKGKHQSKKVLVDSTKEPISFKTLACSINDYFWYRRKVSEGTKGPIEYEFTKRRIVLARQGLPVKTIWLLVRRTLEKDPQYSYFISNAPVSTKLEKFVWLSGLRWSIEQCFEETKTELGMDQYEVRKFPGWHHHILTCMLAHYFLWHLKIRLGKKSSSYYAIAA, encoded by the coding sequence ATGTTGCCAGATATTCGTCAAAACGACTACTTGTATGCTATTCCGAAATTCGAGTTGGACAGAAGTGACGTAACTGGATTGCTCACTGAACTTAAAGGATTTCATGAACATTTTTCCGATTGTTTCCTTCGGAGTGAACTGCGAGATAACTTTTTTCGATACATGGCCGGACAATTCAGCCAACTTGAGCGTAAATCCATCGAACTCATTGCATTCGCGGTTGAAGGGGGCAAGGTCAGGGCAATGCAACGCTTCATATCCGATGCTCGCTGGGATGACGAGCGAATATTGGACAAATATCGTAGTCTAATTAATGAAGATATGGGGCACCCTGACGGCGCAATCGTTTTTGACGAAAGTGGTTTTGTGAAAAAAGGCAACGACTCTATTGGTGTTGCTCGGCAATACTGCGGCACCATCGGTAAGGTCGATAATTGTCAAGTCGGTGTTTTTGCCGCTTACACATCCCCCTATGGCTACGCTCTTGTTGATAAACGTCTTTATATACCTGAGCACTGGTTCGCGGACGAGCATTCCTTAAAACGAAAAAAATGTGATCTTCCCGATGAAATAACGTTTAAAACCAAACCACAATTGGCGGTTGAGATGCTTGGTGAGATTACCTCCAATCAGCAACTTCCATTTCGTTACATTCTTGCTGATTCTGTCTACGCAACCAATCCGGAGTTTATTGAGGCGGCAGAAGCCATTACAGGCGTGACTTACCTGGGGCAAGCACCAGAAAACACGCTCTGCTGGCCGAAGAAGCCGTCGGTCATCAAAAAAGAATACAAATATAAGGGCAAGCACCAGAGCAAAAAGGTCCTGGTAGACAGCACAAAAGAGCCGATCTCTTTCAAAACGCTCGCCTGCAGCATCAACGACTATTTTTGGTACCGAAGAAAGGTCTCTGAAGGGACCAAGGGCCCCATTGAGTATGAATTCACAAAACGACGGATCGTCCTTGCTCGCCAGGGGCTTCCCGTTAAGACCATCTGGCTGCTTGTGCGAAGAACTTTGGAAAAAGATCCTCAATATTCGTATTTTATTTCAAATGCGCCGGTCAGTACCAAGCTGGAAAAATTTGTTTGGTTAAGCGGCCTGCGGTGGTCCATAGAGCAATGCTTTGAAGAAACCAAGACGGAACTGGGAATGGATCAATATGAGGTGAGAAAATTTCCAGGGTGGCACCACCATATTTTGACTTGCATGCTTGCTCATTATTTTCTCTGGCACCTCAAAATCAGATTGGGAAAAAAAAGCTCCAGCTATTACGCCATCGCAGCTTAG